From the Lysobacter soyae genome, the window TGTCGTGGTATTGGAAGTCGGCCGGCACCAGCGCCAACATCAGGCCGGAGAAACCGCCGATGGTGAACAGGAACACGAAACCGATCGCCCACAACATCGGGGTTTCGAACGTGAGCGAGCCTTTCCACATCGTGCTGACCCAGTTGAAGACCTTCACGCCGGTGGGCACGGAGATCAACATGGTGGCGAGCATGAAGTAGATTTCGCCACCCAGCGGCATGCCGACGGCGAACATGTGGTGGGCCCACACGATGAAGGACAGGAACGCGATCGCGGCGGTCGCGTACACCATCGCCTGATAACCGAACAGCGGCTTGCGGCTGAAGGTCGGCAGGATTTCGCTGACCACACCGAAGGCCGGCAGGATCATGATGTACACCTCGGGGTGACCGAAGAACCAGAAGATGTGCTGGTACATGACCGGGTCACCGCCACCGGCGGCGTTGAAGAAGGTGGTGCCGAAGAACTTGTCGGTCAGCAACATGGTGACCGCACCGGCCAAGACCGGCATCACGGCAATCAACAGGAACGCGGTGATCAGCCAGGTCCAAGCGAAGATCGGCATCTTCAACAGATCAACGCCCGGCGCGCGCATGTTGAGCACGGTGGCGATGATGTTGATGGCGCCCATGATCGAGCTGATACCCATCATGTGCACGGCGAACACGGCGAACGCCACGTTGGCGCCACCTTGCAGGAACAACGGCGGATACATGGTCCAACCACCGGCCGGCGCACCGCCCGGGAGGAACAAGGTGATCAGCAGCATCGCGAACGCGAACGGCATGATCCAGAACGAGTAGTTGTTCATGCGCGGCATCGCCATGTCAGGCGCGCCGATTTGCAACGGAATCATCCAGTTGGCCAGACCGACAAATGCCGGCATCACGCCACCGAAGATCATGACCAGTGCATGCACCGTGGTCATTTGGTTGAAGAACTCCGGCCCGCCCGGCAACTGCAAGCCCGGCTTCATCAGTTCGTAGCGGATCAGCACCGACATCGCGGCGCCGATGATGAACATGATGAAGGAGAAGATCAGGTACAGCGTACCGATGTCTTTATGGTTGGTCGAAAAGAACCAACGTTCGGCGAACGACTGCTTGTGACCATGGTGGTCATCATGGTGTGTATCGAGGTGGGGGTGCGTAACGGACATGTGTCTCTCTCTCGAAATCGGCTGCGCGCGAACGCTCAGCCCTTGGCAGCCGCAGCGGTCGCAGCGGTTTCGGTGGATTCGGCAGGCGCTGCCGCCGGGTCGGCCGGTGTCTCACTGGCAACCGGCGCAGCGGCAGCCGGTGCGGCGTCCTTCGCTTCCGCGGCTTTCTGCGCTTGGCGCTGGTCGTACAACCACGCTTGGAATTCCGCCATCGGCACGGCTTTCACAACGATCGGCATGAAGCCGTGGTCCTTGCCGCACAGTTCAGCGCACTGGCCGCGGTACACGCCCGGCTTTTCGATGATGGTCCATGCACCGTTCACGGTGCCCGGGTTGGCGTCTTGCTTGAAGCCCAGCGCCGGCACCCACCAGGAGTGGATTACGTCATCCGAGGTGATCATGAAGCGGACCTTGGCGCCGACCGGCAGCACCAACGGATTGTCGACGTCCAGCAGGTAGTGGGCGTGGTCGGCTTCGGTCGGCGACTTGCCCGACTGACGCAGTTCGTCCGACTTACGATCCAAACGGCTGGTGTAAGCCACGCCTTGATCGAGGTATTCGTACTTCCACATCCATTGATAACCGGTGACGCGCACGGTCAGCTGGGAATCGCGGGTGTCGTAGATCTTGATCAGGTTTTTGACCGCGGGGATGGTCAGCACGATCAGGATGATCACCGGAATGACCGTCCAAATGATTTCAGCCTTGGTGTTATGGCTGAACTGCGAGGCGACGGCGCCCTTCGAGCGACGGAACTTGAACATGGCGTAGAACATCGCGCCGAACACGATCACACCGATGACGACACAGACCCACAGGCCCCACATATGGGTGATGTAGGCGTTATGTGCGGTCGAAGTGACGCCTTTACCCATGTTCAGCTGCCAACGGACCGGATCGGCCGGGCCGGCCAGCGCGGCCAAGGGCGTCAGCGCGGCGAGCGCCAAGGCGGAAAGTTGCATCCAACGCGATTGCTTCATTTAGAACCCCGTGACCACAGTCGGACACCCGACTACGGAAATCTGGCAATAGGAAATAACGGGCACCGGCTAGCCGGAAGCCCGCGAAACACCCAACATGGTAAATCGGCGATGGGCATAGGGGCAAGCATTAAGGTTCTCCTCGAACCTGTACAGGCCGTTCCGGCTGTAACATTGGGCCTCCGTATTCACCTTGATAGAACCCTGTCAGTGACCGACCTGCTCACCCCAGAATTGCAACCGGTTCCGTCGCCCTTGCGGCATGCCATCACCCAAGCGTGGTGGCGGGACGAAGCCGACCATGTCCGCCAAATGCTCGGCGAAGCCCGCCAAAGTGATGCTGCCCGGCAGACCATTGCCGCCACCGCCGCCGATTTGGTACGTCGCGTACGTGCCCGCGCCAGCGACCAATCCACCGTCGAAGCCTTCATGCGCCAATACGATCTGGGCAGCGAAGAAGGCGTGCTGTTGATGTGCGTGGCCGAAGCCCTGCTGCGGATTCCGGACCAAGGCACGGCCGATGCACTGATTCGTGACAAATTGGGTGAAGCCAACTGGCGCCGCCACCTCGGCCAGTCCGATTCGATTCTGGTGAATGCCTCGACCTGGGGCCTGATGCTGACCGGCAAGCTGGTCAATCTCTCCGACGACACCCAGCGCGACGTGCACGGCGCCTTCGGTCGCTTGGTCGGCAAATTGGGTGAGCCGGTGATCCGTACCGCGGTGCGCCAAGCCATGAAGATCATGGGCCATCAATTTGTGATGGGCCGGACCATTGACGAAGCCCTGACCCGCTCGCGCAAAGGCATTCATGGCGCCTACCGCTATTCGTTCGACATGCTCGGCGAAGGCGCACTCACCACCAAAGATGCGCTGCGCTATTTGGAAGCCTATCGCCAAGCGATTCACGCCATCGGCCGCAGCGGTCCGTTTGAAGATGTGTTTGCGGCGCCGAGTATTTCGGTGAAGTTGTCGGCGTTGCATCCGCGCTATGAACACGCCAAACGCGAACGCGTCATGGCCGAACTCGCACCGCGCGTGCTGGAATTGGCGCAATTAGCCAAGTCTTACGGCATCGGTTACACCATTGACGCGGAAGAAACCAATCGTCTTGAGCTCTCATTGGATTTGATTGAAGCCGTGTTCTCCGACCGCTCGTTGGATGGCTGGGAAGGCTTTGGTCTCGCGGTGCAGTCGTATCAAAAACGCTGTCCGTTTGTGATTGATTATTTAGCCGACCTCGGCCGCCGCGTCGGTCGCAAGATTCCGGTGCGTTTGGTGAAAGGCGCTTATTGGGACGCCGAAATCAAAGCCGCACAGATGGAAGGGCAAAGCAACTATCCCCTCTTCACCCGCAAGCCGAACACCGACGTCAGCTACCAAGCCAACGCCCGCCGCATGTTCGACGCCAGCGACGCCTTGTATCCGATGTTCGCCACGCATAACGCACAAACAATTGCGGCGATTCACCAGATGTCGGAAGGCCGTTGTTTCGAATTCCAAAAATTGCACGGCATGGGTGACGATCTGTATGCGGAAGTGATTCCGGAAGATCGTTTGAACACCGCCTGCCGCGTCTATGCACCGGTCGGCTCGCATGAAGACCTGCTGCCCTATCTCGTGCGTCGCCTGTTGGAAAACGGCGCGAACTCGAGCTTCGTCAATCGCATCACCGATGAAAGCGTCCCTGTCGAAGATTTGGTACAGGACCCGCTCGACGTCGTCGCTTCTTTTGAATCCATTCCGCATCCACGCATTCCCTTGCCGCGTGACCTCTACCGCAACCAAGGCCAAGACCGGGACAACTCCATGGGCATCAACCTCGCCAACGACAACGAACTGCGCGCACTGGCAGACCACATGAACGCCGCAGGCAGCGGCGATTGGACCGCCATTCCGCTGGTGCCCGGTGCCAGCGCCGTGGGCGACAGCATCGCCGTGACCAACCCCGCCGACCGTCGCGAAGTGGTCGGCCACTGGAAAGCCGCCGACAGCGCCACGGTTGAACGCGCCTTGGCCAATGCCGTTGCCGCGCAACCGGGCTGGGATGCCACACCGGTGGACGTGCGCGCCAAAGCCTTGGAACGCGCCGCGACTTTGCTGGAAGAACGCATGCCCGACTTCATGGCGATGTGCACCAAAGAAGCCGGCAAGACCATTCCCGATGGCATTGCCGAAGTGCGTGAAGCCGTGGATTTCCTGCGTTATTACGCCCACGAAGCGCGCAAACATTTCGTGGTGGAACAACTGCCGGGGCCGACCGGTGAAGCCAACTCGCTGCAATTGGCGGGCCGCGGTGTCTTCGCTTGTATTTCGCCTTGGAACTTCCCGCTCGCCATTTTCATCGGACAGATTGCCGCGGCATTGGCTGCCGGCAATAGCGTGATTGCGAAGCCCGCCGAGCAAACCAACTTGGTCGGCTATGCCGCGGTGAAGTTGATGCACGAAGCCGGCGTGCCGGTGGACGTGCTGCAATTCGTGCCGGGTGACGGCGCGACCGTCGGCGCCGCCCTCACCGCCGACCCGCGTGTGGCGGGCGTCTGCTTCACCGGCTCGACCGATACCGCGCGCCTCATCAACCGCGCACTGGCCGCACGTGATGCCGGACCGATTGCCACTTTGATTGCCGAAACCGGCGGCCAAAACGCGATGATCGCCGACTCCTCTTCATTGCCGGAACAAGTGGTGAAAGACGCCATGGGTTCGGCCTTCACCTCTGCCGGCCAACGCTGCTCTGCAGCACGCGTGCTGCTGGTGCAAGAAGACATTGCCGACAAGGTGATCTCAATGCTGGCCGGCGCCATGGCTGAATTGAAAGTGGGTAACCCGGGATTGCTGTCGACCGACGTCGGCCCGGTGATTGATAACGACGCGAAATGCCTGCTGGACGACCACGCCACGCGCATGAGCAGCGCGAGCGCCAAACACATTGCCACTGCACAAATGGATGCCGACGACACCGCGCACGGCAACTTCTTCGCACCTGTGGCTTGGGAGTTGGCATCGATTGACCAACTCACCCGCGAAAACTTCGGCCCGGCATTGCATGTGATTCGTTGGAAGGCCGATGAACTCGACCACGTGGTGGACACCATCAACGCCACCGGATTCGGTTTAACGCTGGGTATCCATTCGCGCATCGATGCCACCATCGAACGTATCGTGAGCCGCGCCAAGGTTGGCAACATTTATGTCAACCGCAACCAGATTGGTGCAGTGGTGGGCGTGCAACCGTTCGGTGGCCAGGGCTTGTCGGGCACCGGTCCGAAAGCGGGTGGCCCCCACTACTTGCCGCGCTTTGCGACGGAGAAGACGGTTACGGTGAATACGACGGCCGCGGGTGGGAATGCGAGTTTGTTGACGTTGGGGGATTGAGGAGCCTGTCGGCACCTCAAATATCCAAGGGACTTCGCACCGCCAAGGGACCGCGACCGAGTACATGCGTATAGATTTGCGTCGTGGCTAGGTCTTTGTGCCCTAGCAACTCCTGAACGGTGCGAATGTCGTGCCCGCTTTCCAACAAATGCGTCGCAAAGGCATGCCGCATGGAATGGCAACTGGCGGGCTTGTCGATCTTCGTCTCGGATAAGGCGCGCTTGAACGCGCGTTGCATACTGGTTTCATGCAGGTGATGACGGCGAATTTCTCCCGTTTCGATATCGGGCGCCAACCGATCAGCACAGAAAACAAACTGCCACGCAAGATCTCTGGACGCGTTTGCGTACTTTCTTGCTAAGGCGTGCGGCAAGTACACCCCGCCGAATCCTGCAGCACAATCCTTTGCGTGCGTCAGACGAACCTGCTCGATCTGCGCCTTGAGATGCGGAACTAGTGTCGCCGGCAACGGCACCCGCCGGTCTTTGCCGCCCTTGCCGTTCCTTACGCGAATTTCATTGAGCGCGAAATCCACGTCCTTCACCCGCAAGCGCAAGCCTTCCAACAGACGCATGCCCGTGCCGTAGAGCAACGAACCCAGCAACCAGTGCGTGCCTTCCAACTTGCCGAGAATTTGCCTCACCTCCTCGCGGGACAGAACCACCGGCAGCCGCTTTTGCTGACGCGCCCGAACGAAACCCTCCATCCATGGCAACGGCATGCCCAAGACGACTCGATACAAGAACAGCAACGCGCAAAGCGCCTGATTCTGCGTGCTTGGCGCAACCTGCCCCTTGACGACCAAGTAGGTGAGAAACGCGCGTACCTCTGCCTCTCCCATCGTGACCGGATGCCGCAGACCGTTAAAGCGGATGAACTTCTCAATCCAGACG encodes:
- the coxB gene encoding cytochrome c oxidase subunit II, which translates into the protein MKQSRWMQLSALALAALTPLAALAGPADPVRWQLNMGKGVTSTAHNAYITHMWGLWVCVVIGVIVFGAMFYAMFKFRRSKGAVASQFSHNTKAEIIWTVIPVIILIVLTIPAVKNLIKIYDTRDSQLTVRVTGYQWMWKYEYLDQGVAYTSRLDRKSDELRQSGKSPTEADHAHYLLDVDNPLVLPVGAKVRFMITSDDVIHSWWVPALGFKQDANPGTVNGAWTIIEKPGVYRGQCAELCGKDHGFMPIVVKAVPMAEFQAWLYDQRQAQKAAEAKDAAPAAAAPVASETPADPAAAPAESTETAATAAAAKG
- a CDS encoding integron integrase, giving the protein MNAGARPPRLLDQVRWELKRRNYSKRTNEAYLVWIEKFIRFNGLRHPVTMGEAEVRAFLTYLVVKGQVAPSTQNQALCALLFLYRVVLGMPLPWMEGFVRARQQKRLPVVLSREEVRQILGKLEGTHWLLGSLLYGTGMRLLEGLRLRVKDVDFALNEIRVRNGKGGKDRRVPLPATLVPHLKAQIEQVRLTHAKDCAAGFGGVYLPHALARKYANASRDLAWQFVFCADRLAPDIETGEIRRHHLHETSMQRAFKRALSETKIDKPASCHSMRHAFATHLLESGHDIRTVQELLGHKDLATTQIYTHVLGRGPLAVRSPLDI
- the ctaD gene encoding cytochrome c oxidase subunit I, whose product is MSVTHPHLDTHHDDHHGHKQSFAERWFFSTNHKDIGTLYLIFSFIMFIIGAAMSVLIRYELMKPGLQLPGGPEFFNQMTTVHALVMIFGGVMPAFVGLANWMIPLQIGAPDMAMPRMNNYSFWIMPFAFAMLLITLFLPGGAPAGGWTMYPPLFLQGGANVAFAVFAVHMMGISSIMGAINIIATVLNMRAPGVDLLKMPIFAWTWLITAFLLIAVMPVLAGAVTMLLTDKFFGTTFFNAAGGGDPVMYQHIFWFFGHPEVYIMILPAFGVVSEILPTFSRKPLFGYQAMVYATAAIAFLSFIVWAHHMFAVGMPLGGEIYFMLATMLISVPTGVKVFNWVSTMWKGSLTFETPMLWAIGFVFLFTIGGFSGLMLALVPADFQYHDTYFVVAHFHYVLVTGALFSIIAATYYWWPKWTGRMYSERLGKFHFWWTMVFVNLLFFPQHFLGLAGMPRRIPDYNVVFADWNFISSIGAFGMFVTPFLMAFILWRSLKTGEKALPRAWEGAKGLEWTVPSPAPHHTFEVPPVLKAGDLAHDDITH
- the putA gene encoding bifunctional proline dehydrogenase/L-glutamate gamma-semialdehyde dehydrogenase PutA — its product is MGLRIHLDRTLSVTDLLTPELQPVPSPLRHAITQAWWRDEADHVRQMLGEARQSDAARQTIAATAADLVRRVRARASDQSTVEAFMRQYDLGSEEGVLLMCVAEALLRIPDQGTADALIRDKLGEANWRRHLGQSDSILVNASTWGLMLTGKLVNLSDDTQRDVHGAFGRLVGKLGEPVIRTAVRQAMKIMGHQFVMGRTIDEALTRSRKGIHGAYRYSFDMLGEGALTTKDALRYLEAYRQAIHAIGRSGPFEDVFAAPSISVKLSALHPRYEHAKRERVMAELAPRVLELAQLAKSYGIGYTIDAEETNRLELSLDLIEAVFSDRSLDGWEGFGLAVQSYQKRCPFVIDYLADLGRRVGRKIPVRLVKGAYWDAEIKAAQMEGQSNYPLFTRKPNTDVSYQANARRMFDASDALYPMFATHNAQTIAAIHQMSEGRCFEFQKLHGMGDDLYAEVIPEDRLNTACRVYAPVGSHEDLLPYLVRRLLENGANSSFVNRITDESVPVEDLVQDPLDVVASFESIPHPRIPLPRDLYRNQGQDRDNSMGINLANDNELRALADHMNAAGSGDWTAIPLVPGASAVGDSIAVTNPADRREVVGHWKAADSATVERALANAVAAQPGWDATPVDVRAKALERAATLLEERMPDFMAMCTKEAGKTIPDGIAEVREAVDFLRYYAHEARKHFVVEQLPGPTGEANSLQLAGRGVFACISPWNFPLAIFIGQIAAALAAGNSVIAKPAEQTNLVGYAAVKLMHEAGVPVDVLQFVPGDGATVGAALTADPRVAGVCFTGSTDTARLINRALAARDAGPIATLIAETGGQNAMIADSSSLPEQVVKDAMGSAFTSAGQRCSAARVLLVQEDIADKVISMLAGAMAELKVGNPGLLSTDVGPVIDNDAKCLLDDHATRMSSASAKHIATAQMDADDTAHGNFFAPVAWELASIDQLTRENFGPALHVIRWKADELDHVVDTINATGFGLTLGIHSRIDATIERIVSRAKVGNIYVNRNQIGAVVGVQPFGGQGLSGTGPKAGGPHYLPRFATEKTVTVNTTAAGGNASLLTLGD